The Ornithodoros turicata isolate Travis chromosome 7, ASM3712646v1, whole genome shotgun sequence genome includes a region encoding these proteins:
- the LOC135400497 gene encoding neprilysin-1-like, which translates to MRRSPPAASARSSPAYMRGDRRLSLAATSRCGPPGGLTRRLVGSCPSPVSLPSDRGGHPCPMCSNASEEHRRSSERREIQPSLSKTFKSSSEARPSRRTLRSVYRPKDIYVIDSDERPHRHHHTTSPSVKSAPVELRPQQRTTATSVQTMPITASPSEPNPARPEPLSGDSLVVNLSDRHRKTLFFLAAVFVLLLSGGMAVYYVWYSHEEYERNHRVVHDSGVSSKVTYVGVDQTQPIDAWTYPAPTVVTRSTTSREMYFATPFAMRKRALKLKKSNDVSSTEDTGELVTKRKRCMTRYCQERTDYIVRHLNWTTGPCNDFYAFTCSRWAAWHSQQPATSVETLLVEDVERELYLTFSTKLKEEVWKVEGLIDECLQSPLPKTSRLHLRNLMKEVGLYGWPYRSDTKTRGEVWKAAALILRHLNLAPLISVTVDRNPYNITEYIIALNEPGLLIGHYSNRERHLPRWYTSVVNTAFKQFTPGRYLDIADRVNDFSHKLAEIATVRGLTSFMTNTYKLAEMRMYSSYSQYLSYVFDDVKKITEKTLLLVKCDRYLRALKSVLHTTRNHDVLNYLGFRVLIHMSPLLTEESREFTSVRMKELTGRRRYGWPRWKRCIRMVERVAPELFAFAYAKAVESKVERHAVFKLAREVASVVNTTIGNFSWMAQMDKENARTVASSIDVEVFYPVWMSNTSYREAYDAIFPEITRGNVMRTYRDFVQRITETRLALVRKRDDPTFKLTYWKPSVFNVQPSFDYETMTIYIPPVIFNTTYARGDVSVAAQIPFIGPRLIFAYLEGIHEKSYPSFRYHWSLNSTVRAIELELCLSRQYANWTDGHETNTTPRRPLTMQYDFLDNLAIEGALQLYLKYISVVKSQNLQDSAFLTPGNLTSIKLFYVLYAEGFCENAESERLRGELQDDPISSPRTRVNVPLRNYPDFAADWDCRPRAPMSPKKRCSMWLP; encoded by the coding sequence ATGCGACGCAGTCCACCCGCCGCGAGCGCCAGGAGTTCCCCGGCGTACATGCGAGGGGACAGGCGCCTGTCGCTCGCGGCGACTTCTCGCTGCGGACCTCCAGGGGGTCTGACACGACGCCTGGTTGGTTCCTGTCCCAGCCCCGTGTCTCTTCCCAGCGACCGTGGAGGACACCCTTGTCCCATGTGTTCTAATGCTTCAGAGGAACACCGACGCAGCAGTGAACGCCGTGAGATTCAGCCATCCTTGTCAAAAACATTCAAGAGCTCATCTGAAGCACGGCCTTCCAGAAGGACACTAAGGTCAGTTTATCGACCGAAGGACATTTACGTGATCGATTCCGATGAACGCCCACATCGACATCATCATACAACATCACCATCTGTGAAAAGTGCACCAGTGGAACTACGCCCACAGCAGAGAACTACAGCGACTTCAGTTCAGACAATGCCCATCACCGCTTCACCTTCAGAGCCCAACCCAGCGCGACCGGAGCCCCTCAGTGGTGATTCGTTGGTCGTAAACCTAAGTGATCGTCATCGCAAAACCTTATTCTTTTTAGCTGCTGTTTTCGTTTTGTTGCTTAGCGGTGGTATGGCTGTATACTACGTGTGGTACAGCCACGAAGAATACGAGCGGAACCACAGAGTAGTGCACGACTCTGGCGTGTCTTCTAAGGTCACCTATGTAGGCGTGGACCAAACACAACCCATCGATGCCTGGACATACCCGGCACCCACCGTGGTCACAAGGTCAACGACAAGTCGTGAGATGTACTTTGCAACACCCTTTGCCATGCGAAAAAGAGCCTTGAAGTTGAAAAAGAGTAACGATGTATCTTCGACGGAAGATACTGGGGAGCTGGTAACCAAGCGGAAACGCTGCATGACCCGATATTGCCAAGAGAGGACTGATTACATCGTTCGTCACTTGAACTGGACCACGGGACCATGCAATGATTTCTACGCCTTCACTTGTTCTCGCTGGGCAGCATGGCACAGTCAGCAGCCGGCGACGTCAGTTGAAACTTTGCTTGTGGAAGACGTGGAAAGAGAACTGTACCTCACGTTCTCAACCAAGCTTAAAGAGGAAGTGTGGAAAGTCGAAGGACTGATCGACGAATGTTTGCAGAGCCCTCTTCCAAAGACATCTCGTCTGCACCTACGGAATTTAATGAAGGAGGTCGGTCTTTACGGTTGGCCGTACAGGTCAGACACTAAGACGCGAGGCGAAGTTTGGAAGGCGGCCGCACTTATCTTAAGACATCTCAATCTTGCTCCTCTGATCTCAGTTACAGTGGACAGAAACCCTTATAACATTACGGAGTACATCATTGCTTTGAACGAGCCTGGACTACTGATTGGCCACTATTCGAACAGAGAACGACACCTTCCCCGCTGGTACACGTCGGTTGTCAACACGGCTTTTAAGCAGTTCACTCCGGGGAGGTACTTAGACATCGCTGACAGAGTGAACGACTTTTCGCATAAGCTCGCCGAAATAGCCACTGTGCGCGGTCTCACGTCCTTCATGACGAACACTTACAAGCTCGCAGAGATGCGCATGTATTCTTCTTACTCTCAGTACTTGAGCTACGTATTTGATGATGTCAAAAAGAtaacggagaaaacactactaCTGGTCAAGTGCGACAGGTATCTTCGAGCACTCAAGTCAGTTCTGCATACAACAAGGAACCACGACGTTTTAAACTACCTCGGCTTTCGGGTGCTCATTCACATGTCACCTCTCCTGACGGAAGAGTCACGGGAGTTCACGTCAGTTAGGATGAAGGAACTCACGGGACGTAGGCGCTACGGCTGGCCGAGGTGGAAGCGCTGTATCCGCATGGTCGAACGAGTAGCCCCCGAACTCTTCGCCTTCGCCTATGCGAAGGCAGTCGAGAGCAAAGTGGAGAGGCACGCGGTTTTTAAACTTGCGCGTGAAGTAGCATCTGTTGTGAACACGACGATTGGAAATTTCTCTTGGATGGCCCAGATGGACAAAGAGAACGCTCGTACAGTGGCGTCGTCTATCGACGTTGAAGTGTTTTATCCTGTATGGATGAGCAACACTTCGTATCGCGAAGCCTACGATGCAATATTTCCCGAAATAACTCGAGGAAATGTGATGAGAACGTACAGAGACTTCGTTCAGCGAATCACGGAGACCCGACTGGCTCTCGTGAGAAAGCGTGACGATCCTACGTTTAAGCTGACCTACTGGAAACCGTCTGTGTTTAACGTCCAGCCGTCGTTCGACTATGAGACTATGACCATCTACATCCCACCGGTGATCTTCAACACGACGTACGCTCGTGGCGATGTGTCCGTCGCTGCACAGATTCCGTTTATCGGACCACGACTAATATTTGCATATCTAGAAGGAATTCACGAGAAATCGTACCCTTCGTTTCGCTATCACTGGTCGTTGAACAGCACAGTGCGTGCCATTGAACTGGAGTTGTGTCTGTCCAGACAGTACGCGAACTGGACTGATGGCCATGAAACGAATACGACACCTAGACGCCCTCTCACTATGCAGTACGACTTTCTAGATAACTTAGCCATTGAAGGTGCACTTCAACTGTACCTCAAATACATCTCAGTGGTAAAGTCTCAGAACCTGCAAGACAGCGCATTCCTAACACCGGGAAATCTGACTTCCATTAAACTGTTCTACGTCCTTTACGCGGAAGGGTTTTGTGAAAACGCCGAATCAGAGAGATTACGTGGAGAGCTTCAAGACGATCCTATCAGCTCGCCCAGGACACGAGTGAATGTCCCGCTGAGGAACTACCCTGACTTTGCTGCCGACTGGGACTGCAGGCCGCGAGCTCCGATGTCACCAAAGAAACGATGCAGTATGTGGCTACCTTGA